In Drosophila simulans strain w501 chromosome 3R, Prin_Dsim_3.1, whole genome shotgun sequence, a single window of DNA contains:
- the LOC6728385 gene encoding glutathione S-transferase 1-1 yields MPFSATSHLVQCTSRDSQQKKKIKMADFYYLPGSSPCRSVIMTAKAVGVELNKKLLNLQAGEHLKPEFLKINPQHTIPTLVDNGFALWESRAIQVYLVEKYGKTDSLYPKCPKKRAVINQRLYFDMGTLYQSFANYYYPQVFAKAPADPEAFKKIESAFEFLNTFLEGQEYAAGDSLTVADIALVASVSTFEVAGFEISKYANVNKWYENAKKVTPGWEENWAGCLEFKKYFE; encoded by the exons ATGCCGTTCAGTGCTACTTCTCATTTGGTACAGTGTACATCGCGAGATTcacaacagaagaaaaaaat TAAAATGGCTGACTTCTACTACCTGCCCGGCTCCTCCCCCTGCCGCTCCGTGATCATGACCGCCAAGGCCGTGGGCGTCGAGCTGAACAAGAAGCTGCTCAACCTGCAGGCCGGTGAGCACCTGAAGCCCGAGTTCTTGAAGATCAATCCCCAGCACACCATTCCCACGCTGGTGGACAACGGATTCGCGCTGTGGGAGTCCCGCGCCATCCAGGTGTACCTGGTGGAGAAGTACGGCAAGACCGACTCGCTGTACCCCAAGTGCCCCAAGAAGCGCGCCGTGATCAACCAGCGCCTGTACTTCGACATGGGAACGCTGTACCAGAGCTTCGCCAACTACTACTACCCACAGGTGTTCGCCAAGGCGCCCGCCGATCCCGAGGCCTTCAAGAAGATCGAGTCCGCCTTCGAGTTCCTGAACACCTTCCTGGAGGGACAGGAGTACGCCGCCGGTGACTCCCTCACCGTGGCCGACATTGCCCTGGTGGCATCCGTGTCCACGTTCGAGGTGGCCGGATTCGAGATCAGCAAGTACGCCAATGTGAACAAGTGGTACGAGAACGCCAAGAAGGTGACTCCCGGATGGGAGGAGAACTGGGCCGGATGCCTGGAGTTCAAGAAGTACTTCGAATAA
- the LOC6728388 gene encoding probable mitochondrial import inner membrane translocase subunit Tim17 3 — protein sequence MEYNRQPCPIRIVEDCGCAFMMGTIGGSLFEFLKGFRNAPSGLQRRVYGGIDLVKMRTPCIAGSFAVWGATFSTVDCALVHYRQREDAWNSILSGAATGGILAARNGIRAMANSALVGCLVLAMIEGAGAAVATINAADKGAGIVIKPQRAQWEAILESIDPKRASSTQDFALAEFERVLDQCRASREPNLLQDIPVKSHERESKQKPFYSLLDLAKLSQMF from the coding sequence ATGGAGTACAATCGCCAGCCGTGTCCCATTAGGATTGTGGAGGATTGCGGATGTGCCTTCATGATGGGCACCATCGGTGGTTCGCTGTTCGAGTTCCTCAAGGGTTTCCGTAACGCTCCGTCCGGATTGCAGCGCAGAGTTTACGGGGGCATTGATTTGGTGAAGATGAGAACGCCGTGCATTGCCGGCAGCTTTGCCGTTTGGGGTGCCACTTTCAGCACAGTGGACTGCGCCCTGGTCCACTATCGCCAGCGGGAGGATGCCTGGAACTCGATACTCAGTGGAGCGGCCACTGGTGGGATATTGGCAGCCCGCAATGGCATTCGGGCCATGGCCAACAGTGCACTGGTGGGCTGTCTGGTGCTGGCCATGATTGAAGGAGCCGGTGCAGCAGTGGCCACCATTAATGCAGCCGACAAGGGTGCAGGGATAGTCATCAAGCCGCAGCGGGCCCAGTGGGAGGCCATACTGGAGAGCATTGATCCGAAGAGAGCGTCATCCACTCAAGATTTCGCACTGGCAGAGTTTGAACGGGTGCTGGACCAATGTCGGGCGAGCAGGGAGCCAAATTTACTTCAGGACATTCCGGTCAAGAGTCACGAGCGGGAGTCCAAACAGAAGCCATTTTATTCCCTCTTGGATCTGGCGAAACTGTCCCAGATGTTCTAG
- the LOC6728389 gene encoding uncharacterized protein LOC6728389 gives MLLTFQLISASRSVGREKCVASPKRKSSPQKVPVNRLIKRTKMKAFIIAGVCVLSVLSLGSAQFQNGRLEPPNPQLCAQRVIHEKTPDGKGYFFSWRDPQLKGVEEDWLTARNYCRRRCMDSVSLETSLENEWIKQYVVRENVKYIWTSGRLCDFKGCDRPDLQPTNINGWFWTATLQKLAPTTERNQGDWSPTGGIGLPQPDNREYKQNGAPENCLALLNQFYNDGVNWHDVACHHKKSFVCEENDALLKYVRYTNPNLRI, from the exons ATGCTTTTGACATTCCAGTTGATCAGTGCCAGCCGATCGGTCGGTAGAGAGAAGTGCGTCGCGAgtccaaaaagaaaatcgagCCCGCAGAAAGTGCCAGTGAATAGACTGataaaacgaacaaaaatGAAAGCTTTCATTATCGCCGGAGTGTGCGTGTTGAGCGTGCTGAGCCTGGGATCCGCTCAGTTCCAGAACGGACGTCTGGAGCCGCCAAATCCGCAGCTCTGCGCCCAGCGTGTCATTCACGAGAAGACTCCCGACGGCAAGGG TTACTTCTTCTCGTGGCGCGACCCTCAGCTGAAGGGCGTGGAGGAGGACTGGCTGACCGCCAGGAACTACTGCCGCAGGCGCTGCATGGACTCCGTTTCGCTGGAGACCAGCTTGGAGAACGAGTGGATCAAGCAGTATGTGGTGCGCGAGAAT GTGAAATACATCTGGACCAGCGGCCGCTTGTGCGACTTCAAGGGCTGTGACCGCCCCGATCTGCAGCCCACGAACATCAACGGTTGGTTCTGGACCGCCACGCTGCAGAAACTGGCACCAACCACTGAGAGGAACCAGGGCGATTGGTCGCCCACCGGCGGCATTGGCCTGCCCCAGCCGGACAACCGCGAGTACAAGCAGAATGGAGCGCCGGAGAATTGCCTCGCCCTGCTGAATCAGTTCTACAACGACGGCGTCAACTGGCACGATGTGGCATGCCACCACAAGAAGAGCTTCGTCTGCGAGGAGAACGATGCCCTGCTGAAGTATGTGCGCTACACGAACCCCAATCTGCGCATCTAA